agcacagcagagcagagcaggtggaaccaggcctcagctacagcagcacagcagagcagagcaggtggaaccaggcctcagctacagcagcacagcagagcagagcaggtggaaccaggcctcagctacagcagcacagcagagcaggtggaaccaggcctcagctacagcagcacagcagagcaggtggaaccaggcctcagctacagcagcacagcagagcagagcaggtggaaccaggcctcagctacagcagcagagcagagcaggtggaaccaggcctcagctacagcagcacagcagagcagagcaggtggaaccaggcctcagctacagcagcacagcagagcagagcaggtggaaccaggcctcagctacagcagcacagcagagcagagcaggtggaaccaggcctcagctacagcagcacagcagagcaggtggaaccaggcctcagctacagcagcacagcagagcaggtggaaccaggcctcagctacagcagcacagcagagcaggtggaaccaggcctcagctacagcagcacagcagagcaggtggaaccaggcctcagctacagcagcacagcagagtagagaaggtaatcccaccgcgttacaccggctatttaatccactttacatctccgccggtagcacaggctcggagaggagcggcgatacgcggtgtgaggagcggcgatacgcggtgtgaggagcggcgatacgcggtgtgaggagcggcgagaggagcggcgatacgcggtgtgaggagcggcgtgaggagcggcgatacgcggtgtgaggagcggcgtgaggagcggcgatacgcggcgagaggagcggcgagaggagcggcgatacgcggtgtgaggagcggcgtgaggagcggcgatacgcggtgtgaggagcggcgtgaggagcggcgatacgcggtgtgaggagcggcgagaggagcggcgagaggagcggcgagaggagcggcgatactAATATATGACATGACAAAACTAATATAAAGAATACACTTTCATAATAAGTTTCAGAGACGTGACAGTAATGGCAGGAATAGCCACTAAGAGTTTTCTTTAAAGACCATTCTATGTATAATGCAGGCGGCTTTTTAGGGAGTTGTGAGGCGCATAAATGTGTCGGGGCCTCAAACACTCAAGACACCTTCATGTTCACGGAGACCTGCTTGTTTCCTTCGATTGGTTCACAATGGCTTTGATTTCATTCAAAACTTGTGACGAGGAAAACAGTTGAATGTTCCACACGTTCCCTTTTCTGAGCTGGATGCACACATTGCAACCCTCATCAAAGCGGAAAGGACCAAATTCTGGACGATTATTAAAAATGGATTAGTTAAATACCTGGTTAAGTTATCAGTCCCTTCGAGTTTAGGAATACGCTACATCCCACACGTGAATCTACAACTGAAAGGAGAAAATCTAACATTACATTTCCAAATGTGTAGTATTGAACTCCAACAGGCGTTATCTCTCAGACAGCTCCCTTTGTTTACTCATGCTGCAGATACTTTACAGACTGGATATCTAAACATCCTGCAGTTCCCCTTTAAATGTATAAACTGTACTTTCATCACCGAGTAAAGCCCTGCCTCCCTTCATCCAAACGTGCAAGTGGGCAAGGCTTAACAATGAGTTCACAGACGTTGAGGTTGGTTAATAAATCAATGTTTGAGGATAACGTCAAAAGAATACTGCTTTCTTCCAGTATCCTTCTGAACAACCAGTTTAATAAATAATAtgtaaactctttttttaaatctaggAGGAAAGTGACGTTCCTAAATCAGTTAACTTCATTACCTCATTATGTCTGCTTCAACTTTTAAAACACTCGCTCGACATGTGTAATATTTATAAGAGTttattgaaaatgtatttcGAAATAGAAAACATTGGCCTCCAAAAGTAAACATGTTTTCATGAGGGAAAAACAACAATGGAATGGTTTAgcacaggggggtcaaactcaaggcccgggggccaaatccggcccgcgacttcatgtcatgcggcccctcaagagctggcaaagaatataatatgtttgttgtacggttacatgctacagaagcacgttgcccataaactacatgtcccacaatgcatctcaaatttgacttttttctctgaatttgacttttctttttaaatcattttgtgactctcgcactgaagagacttctgctttcaggcgtagttaattatgaaggtatcaccctatccgatgataatccaatgcaggggcaatcatgtaatataatacattatttgatatctatttatatatagtctttaagttgcaaccggccctttgagtgcagccagAATGCTGAGGTGGCCCGCGAAGACGTGGAGTTTGACCCCCTGGTTTAGCACATAAGACAATAATCTAAATTAAAATCTGCATGCAAAACCTacggataatcattcaggataAAGCATCCTTTCATTCATAGAACAGCTGACTCAATCCATCTGGGATTTGCTGGATTAAAACATTACATGCAGGTGAGAACGCTAAATCATGACATCACATGAATGACTTGCATGGTTTGCTGAATCTGGTTTAACCTTCCAGGGAAACATACATTTTACAAAAGATGGTCCAAGTGTAAAAAAGAgcgatgattaaacatgaaggTGCAAAAGCTATATTTGATAGAACCCCGACAGAGACATTTACATTACTATTTCCCCATTGGAATAGTTTAAGACGTTTCTTGAGGCACAATGTACGTTTAGTCTAAAAAGATTTCTCCACAACATTCACTTCTTTCCCTTTAGCTCCTCGATGAGATATTTCTCCTCTTTCTCAAGGATTCCGTAGAAGACGTCTTTGCCACGGGGCCCTGCTGCATTCAGGGGACCACTGAAGAGCTCCCTCATCTTCTGCGGAGAGGTTGCGATTACCCGGATTTCACTATGACTCCATGGAGTGATGACTTCTTCCTCAAGGAGCTGGTCCAACATGTCTGCAACGCAGTTCACTCTGTGGATCAGCTCGGCTCTATGTCTATCCACAAAGTGCTCACCTGAGGAAGGAGGGGAGAGTGCTGATGATACCGTGGAGCCAACTTGATACATTTCTAAACTTAGATTTTATTTTCTATAATAGTGATTTCCAATGTATGTGTATTGCCTTAGTTTAACTGCATGTGGGTCCGTGGAAGGTTTCATCATTTGGGATAACTTCACAAACCTGATGCATAATCTGTGTTTTAGAGAAACTGTTAATTATTTGTGGGAATAGTGGATTGATAATGTTGCCATCGAAGCACATCTGAAATAATAAGGTCTTCTTCTAACAATTACAAACTTGTTTTCTCCAAATGCAATTTAAATAAACCTCTCACATCTTCTGCTTTGACGATGGGACATGCAAATGTTCATTTTCTTGCCAAGAATGAGAGAAAAAGGTTGAAATGTCTCAACATCAGAGTTTTATCTTTATTTTCATATAAGGCAAAGAAAGAACCAAAAAAGAATATTTCCCAAGTGTcaaattatttgtttaacaACAATGCAGCAGTTTCTTACATTGGTCTATAGCCTAGACTTTATTTAGAACAAGTAAAGCCTTTTCTAATTCATCATGAAGTAAATTAGCATGTATGTTTTATAGTCAGAGTCTGGGTTGCTATTCAAATCGGATTCGTGACTGATCCATTCATTTTACATACAGGCACTGTGATTGGCTGCCAGTTTAAGAAAATACCGTAAACAATAAGACTGATGGCATTCTATTACTTTCTAAATGTGTTACTGCATTACATCATTTGGGAGAGCAGTAATTATAAACCCTACAATTGAAGTATTTGACCAGAAATATTGGGAAATGTGATTTTGTCCTTAAATGACTGCAGCATTATTCACACTTTTCTTTTCGTCACTGTACATCCAAATTCACATCGTGTCAAGTCAACGTCGTTGTGAATGTGAAGGGTGCAGTTTGAGGAGAAATGTTAACCTGCAAATCTCTCCACTGCCTTTTGTGTGGGGCTTTTGTGAACTAAAGACTGTTCGCTGTCCCCTGACCCGTCTCCTGGGCCGGTCCACCCGTAGCTGCCACTGCAGAAATAGACAGACGAAATATGACGGAGGACAATTTGACATACACGTTTAATGTAGGACACATTAACACTGCctgctgtgattggctgtttaAAATGTGAGCTTGTCTaaacagcagcaggaggagaAATGATCTACTCACTGCAGAGGCTGACATGACTCACATTTCATCGAATAGATTTCACTTGATGGATTCAGATTAGAGACCTGTTCTAGGACCTGTTTGCCTTAAGCCTTTTAGCATGTTGCCTCTGATGAAGAAAGAGTAGGGtacaaactaaagtgaaacagtttgaATTGTTATCATAAGACACAGTCTGTGCTAAATGTATCCGAAGTTTAACTCGATTAAAAGGACTGTGTTTAACTGCTCTATCATCGTATAGTTTGGAGGCTAAAGCCACAACATCCATATTTAAATATATCAAGATTTGTTCACAGCAGAAATGTTGACATGCTGTCTCAGTCAGAAAAACACAGCCTACATGTCGTTTAACCCAAGGTCATGTTGAATGCAAGGATGTGTGTTTGAAATCAACTCACTGTTACGGGATCCAGGTTCTGAGTAAGCCACACCTGCATCTTCCACTGAAATAACAAAGAAACCAACGTTAGAAAGTCGTATGATGGAATTACAGTTTGACACAGGTCTCCTGAGGGTTGTCATGGTTTCCATGTCAGAGCTGCTTTCGGGCATGAGAGTAGCCTGCTATCGATTTAACGCATTGTTTATGTTTATCGTGTGAGTTCTCGTTTAATGCTAAATTGTAAGTTTAATAATGTTCAATGAATGCGTGTTAAC
This portion of the Pseudochaenichthys georgianus unplaced genomic scaffold, fPseGeo1.2 scaffold_690_arrow_ctg1, whole genome shotgun sequence genome encodes:
- the LOC117443856 gene encoding LOW QUALITY PROTEIN: apoptosis-associated speck-like protein containing a CARD (The sequence of the model RefSeq protein was modified relative to this genomic sequence to represent the inferred CDS: inserted 1 base in 1 codon) produces the protein MDKRKAVTRMLSHLSTLNFDTFRNELVXRKEEPRVARSRLEGKRFSEITEVLISTFSETGAVQVSADLLNEIDCNIEAAQLLEDAGVAYSEPGSRNSEHFVDRHRAELIHRVNCVADMLDQLLEEEVITPWSHSEIRVIATSPQKMRELFSGPLNAAGPRGKDVFYGILEKEEKYLIEELKGKK